AGGATGGCACCTGCAATGAAACGCTTGCGCATGTCCTCATATTCAGGGTTGCTCTCTGTCTCGGTTAGCGAGGCGGTTTTCGGTTCCAATGCCATGCCGCATTTCGGACAGTTTCCCGGATTATCGCGGATGATTTCCGGATGCATTGGACAGGTATATTCTACCTTTCCCGTTACCGGCATAGACGTTTTGGGTTCCAGGGACATGCCACACTTCGGGCAATGGCCCGGCTTGTCCCGAATAATCTCGGGGTGCATGGGGCAGGTCCACTCAGCTTTAGTTCTAACCTCTACCTGCTCTTTTTTACCGTCAGCTCCTGCCGCCACAAGGTACGATTCAGAGTCGCTGTCGAGTGATTCTTTGCAGTGATCAGAACAGAAATGATACGTTTTCTCTTTATAAGATGACGTTGCAACAGTGTCCTCTTCTTCGATGGTCATTTTACATACGGGATCGGTGATCTTCATCTTTCCCTCGCTGACTCGACTACATATCTCAAAACATCGCCACGCCTATTGCGCGCAAAAAGCCGGTACACACCCTACGGACCAGTGAGTAAGTTGCGGGTGGAAGCGAACACGAGGTTAACGTATATGTCGCGCTTGTACCCATAACATCATTCAGGCTTGCTCTTCGGCTTAGTGCCAACTGGGGTGGACAGAAACTTTTGCCGACAGTGGTCACTGCAAAAGTAGAACTTCTTACCATCACGTTCGGCGCTAATAGCGGTTGCTTCCTCCACAGTCATCCCGCAGACGGGGTCTTTGGTCACAGATTTTGATTTTTCCATGATCGCATCCTTTTCTCGATTGAGAGGCATCGGGATTTTTAGCCTTTCCTTTTTCACTTCATGACTACGCTTGCGGTTATTTTTTTTCGCCGCTTTTCGCTGCTGTCTCTTTCTGAAAATCAGCAAAGTAGTCGGTTACTTTTTTATAGTTGTTATCCGCCGTGGCTTTAAAATCTTCCCGGCCTTTCTTGTAGGCATTTATCCAGTCATGGATTGCCTTTTTCCCTTCTTCCGGGAAATATATTGCTTTCTCCAAAAAACGGGAAACTAGCCTTTCGGTTTGATCCTGTAGCACAGTCATAGCATTAAAAGTGTTATCGAAGGCAGTTTTATTAAACTCTATCCACTGTTTGGCAATTTGTTTCTGATCCATAATACCTCCTTTTATCAATTATCGTGAATCGTTAATCTTTTTCCAAAGATCTTGACCGCCAGATCATGTATATCGCCGGGTAAATAATTAATTCCAGAATGGTGGATGTTATTACGCCGCCCACCATCGGTGCGGCAATACGCTTCATGATATCCGCACCCGTTCCGTGGCTGAACATGATGGGGATAAGTCCCGCCAGGATAACACTCACCGTCATAATCTTCGGACGAATACGCTTGACGGCGCCGAACATGATGGCATCCTTCAAATCACTTTTCGTTTTCAGCAGGCCTTCTTTCTTCCACTTTTCGTAGGCCAGATCAAGATACAAGAGCATGACCACCCCTGTCTCCGCATCGAGACCGGCCAGCGCGATGATGCCGACCCAGACGGCAATGCTCATGTTGTAGTTGAGAATGTAGAGTAACCAGAACGATCCGACTAGAGAAAAAGGCACGGCGAGAAGGACAATCATTGTTTTGACCGTTGATCTCGTGTTCAGGTAAATAAGAACAAAGATGAGAAAAAGGGTCAGAGGAATGACCATCTTCAACCGCTCATGAGTCTTCTCCAGATTTTCATATTCCCCGCTCCAGGTGAGTCTGTAGCCTTCGGGGATTTTCAACGTCGATACTTTTTTCTTGGCCTCCTCTACATAGCCGCCCATATCACGCCCGGTGATATCAACGAAGACATAAGCGGTAAGAAGTCCTTCTTCGCTTTTGATGGCCGTGGGACCCTTCACAATCTTGAAATCAGCCACTTCACCCAGAGGAATCTGCGTAATCCTCGGCGGTGCCGCCATACCTCCCGGACCAGCCTGTACCGGCGTAGCGCCACCGGAAATCATTACCGGCACAAGAATTCGCTTCATCTGCTCCACGTCGTTGCGCAAATTACGGGGATAGCGGATATTGACGGGATAGCGCGCCCGTCCCTCCACCGTTATCGTCAGGTTCATGCCCCCGATGGCTGTCTGGACGATCTCGCCCACATCATCCACCGTAAGGCCATACCGTGCGGCTTCATCGCGCTTGATTTCGATATCGAGGAAGTAACCCGTTGTTACCCGTTCGGCATAGACGCTCCTGGTTCCGGGAACATCTTTTAAATGATGCTCCAGGGCCAGACCGATCTTTTCGATTTCTTCAAGATTCGGCCCCAGGATTTTGATCCCGACGGGAGTCCGGACGCCGGTAGCCAGCATGTCAATGCGCGCCTTAATAGGCATCGTAAAGGAATTTGCCACACCGGGGATGGTTAGGGCATCATTCATCTCGTCTTTCAATTTTTCCGTGGTCATGCCGGGACGCCACTGGTCCTCCGGCTTCAGATTAATAACGGTTTCAAACATCTCCAGGGGCGCTGGGTCCGTGGCCGTCTCCGCACGCCCGGCCTTGCCGAATACCTGGGCGACCTCCGGGATTTTTTTCAGAATGCTGTCCTGAAGTTGGAGGAGTGTCCCGACTTCGGAAACGGACGCGCCGGGTACTGTCACGGGCATATAGAACAATGTTCCCTCGTAAAGAGGTGG
The genomic region above belongs to Deltaproteobacteria bacterium HGW-Deltaproteobacteria-6 and contains:
- a CDS encoding YHS domain-containing protein, which encodes MPLNREKDAIMEKSKSVTKDPVCGMTVEEATAISAERDGKKFYFCSDHCRQKFLSTPVGTKPKSKPE